One Felis catus isolate Fca126 chromosome D1, F.catus_Fca126_mat1.0, whole genome shotgun sequence DNA segment encodes these proteins:
- the RNF26 gene encoding E3 ubiquitin-protein ligase RNF26, giving the protein MEAVYLIVNGVGLVLDLLTLVLDLNFLLVSSLLASLAWLLAFIYNLPHTVLTSLLHLGRGVLLSLLALIEALVRFTFGGLQALCTLMYSCCSGLESLKLLGHLASHGALRSREILHRGVLNVVSSGHALLRQACDICAIAMSLVAYVINSLVNICLIGTQNLFSLMLALWDAVMGPLWRMTDVVAAFLAHISSSAVAMAILLWTPCQLALELLASAARLLASFVLVNVTGLVLLACVLAVMVTVLHPDLTLRLATRALSQLHARPSYHRLREDVVRLSRLALDLEAWRRVWSRSLQLATWPNRGGAPGAPQGGPRRAPSARTWRQDTLPETGPRSEAEEEEVGTVRATAARGRERLNEEEPVAGQDPWKLLKEQEERKKCVICQDQSKTVLLLPCRHLCLCQACTEILMRHPIYHRNCPLCRRGILQTLNVYL; this is encoded by the coding sequence ATGGAGGCTGTGTACCTGATAGTGAATGGGGTGGGCCTTGTGCTGGACCTGCTGACCTTGGTGTTGGATCTCAACTTCCTGCTGGTGTCCTCCCTCCTGGCTTCTCTGGCCTGGCTCCTGGCCTTCATCTACAACCTGCCACACACGGTACTGACTAGTCTTCTGCACTTGGGCCGCGGAGTCCTGCTTTCACTGCTGGCCTTGATCGAAGCCTTGGTCCGGTTCACCTTTGGGGGCCTGCAGGCCTTGTGTACTCTGATGTACAGCTGCTGCTCTGGCCTGGAGAGCTTAaagctcctggggcacctggcctCTCACGGGGCACTGAGGAGCCGGGAGATACTGCACCGGGGTGTCCTCAACGTGGTCTCCAGTGGCCATGCTTTGCTGCGCCAGGCCTGTGACATCTGTGCCATTGCCATGAGCCTGGTGGCCTACGTGATCAACAGTCTGGTCAACATCTGTCTCATTGGCACTCAGAACCTTTTCTCCCTGATGCTGGCCCTGTGGGATGCCGTGATGGGGCCACTGTGGAGGATGACGGACGTTGTAGCTGCCTTCCTAGCCCACATTTCCAGCAGTGCTGTGGCCATGGCCATCCTCCTCTGGACCCCCTGCCAACTAGCACTGGAGCTCCTAGCGTCAGCTGCCCGCCTCCTGGCCAGCTTCGTGCTTGTCAATGTCACCGGCCTGGTGCTGCTGGCTTGTGTGCTGGCGGTGATGGTGACCGTGTTGCACCCGGACCTCACTCTGAGACTGGCCACCCGGGCACTCAGTCAGCTCCATGCCCGGCCCTCCTACCACCGGCTGCGAGAAGATGTCGTGCGGCTATCTCGCCTGGCACTGGACTTGGAGGCCTGGCGCCGAGTCTGGAGCCGCAGCCTGCAGCTGGCCACCTGGCCGAACCGGGGAGGGGCCCCCGGGGCTCCTCAGGGTGGCCCGAGGAGGGCGCCCTCGGCCAGGACCTGGCGACAGGACACTCTTCCTGAAACAGGGCCCAGAtcagaggcagaagaggaggaggtcGGGACGGTCAGAGCAACAGCTGCCCGCGGCCGGGAGAGGCTCAATGAGGAGGAGCCCGTAGCTGGGCAAGACCCATGGAAGTTGCTCAAGGAGCAAGAGGAGCGGAAGAAGTGTGTCATCTGCCAGGACCAGAGCAAGACGGTGCTGCTGCTGCCCTGTCGGCACCTGTGCCTGTGCCAGGCTTGCACTGAAATCCTGATGCGCCACCCCATCTACCACCGCAACTGTCCACTCTGCCGCCGGGGCATTCTGCAGACCCTCAATGTCTACCTCTGA